Proteins encoded by one window of Clostridium perfringens:
- the gyrA gene encoding DNA gyrase subunit A, whose product MSLNEGKVIPIDINKEMKKCYIDYAMSVIVGRALPDVRDGLKPVHRRILYSMQELGLYPERGYRKCARIVGEVLGKYHPHGDSSVYDALVRMAQDFSLRYMLVDGHGNFGSVDGDSAAAMRYTEAKMNKIASEMLRDINKNTVDFIPNFDGEEKEPVVLPSRYPNLLVNGSSGIAVGMATNIPPHNLGEVIDGTIALIDNPELTSLELMTYIKGPDFPTAGIIMGKSGIRAAYETGKGRIVVRAKAEIEEENGRHKIIVTELPYQVNKAKLIEYIADLVKDKKITGISDLRDESDREGMRMVIELKRDANPNVTLNLLYKHTKMQDTFGVIMLALVDNQPQVLNLKQVLVHYINFQKDVITRRTQFELNKAKERAHILEGLIIALDNIDEVINIIRSSKTSEIAKNTLIERFSLSEKQAAAILEMRLRRLTGLERDKIENEYNELMKLIDYLNAILASEERLLEVIKEELLEIKAKYSDERRTQIEKQENEIDIEDLIQEEDVVITLTHTGYIKRISSDVYSAQKRGGKGIQAMTTKEDDFVENVLVTSTHSNLLFFTTKGKVYKIKAYEVPDAGRTAKGTNLVNILPLEADEKIQTVLSFKDVQEDGYLFMGTKLGIVKKTPLKDFKNIRKNGLIALNLREGDELLRAKITYGDADIIFVTQDGNAIRFNETDVRPMGRTASGVKAISLREGDVAVCMDIAVEDEKLLVVSENGYGKRTNLDEYKVQNRGGIGLITYKVSDKTGKVVGATVCKEDDELMLINNQGVAIRINVSDISVTSRSAMGVKLMRTLEDEAVVTIAKISGDTNEEEEEMTLLDESEDTNIIVEEVATEVKDEEN is encoded by the coding sequence ATGAGCTTAAATGAGGGAAAAGTAATACCCATAGATATAAATAAAGAAATGAAAAAGTGCTACATAGATTATGCTATGAGCGTTATTGTTGGTAGAGCATTACCAGATGTTAGAGATGGTTTAAAACCAGTTCACAGAAGAATTTTATATTCAATGCAAGAATTAGGACTATATCCTGAAAGAGGATATAGAAAATGTGCCAGAATAGTTGGGGAAGTTTTAGGTAAATACCACCCACATGGTGATTCATCAGTTTATGATGCATTAGTTAGAATGGCACAGGATTTCTCTTTAAGATATATGCTTGTTGACGGACATGGTAACTTTGGTTCTGTTGATGGAGACTCAGCAGCGGCAATGAGATATACAGAAGCTAAAATGAATAAAATAGCTTCTGAAATGCTTAGAGATATTAATAAAAATACAGTTGATTTTATTCCAAACTTTGATGGTGAGGAAAAAGAACCAGTTGTATTACCTTCAAGATATCCTAACCTTTTAGTTAATGGTTCGTCAGGTATAGCTGTTGGTATGGCTACTAATATACCACCACATAACTTAGGTGAGGTAATTGATGGAACTATAGCTCTTATAGACAATCCAGAATTAACAAGCTTAGAATTAATGACATACATTAAAGGACCAGATTTCCCTACAGCAGGAATAATAATGGGTAAATCAGGAATAAGAGCTGCTTATGAAACTGGAAAAGGTAGAATAGTAGTAAGAGCTAAAGCTGAAATTGAAGAGGAAAATGGAAGACATAAAATAATAGTAACTGAACTTCCATACCAAGTTAATAAGGCTAAGCTTATAGAATATATTGCAGATCTTGTTAAGGACAAAAAAATTACTGGAATATCAGATTTAAGAGATGAATCTGATAGAGAAGGTATGAGAATGGTTATAGAACTTAAGAGAGATGCAAATCCAAATGTTACATTAAACCTTTTATATAAACACACAAAAATGCAAGACACATTTGGAGTTATAATGCTTGCTTTAGTTGATAATCAACCACAAGTATTAAACTTAAAACAAGTTTTAGTTCACTATATAAACTTCCAAAAGGATGTTATAACTAGAAGAACTCAATTTGAGCTTAATAAAGCTAAAGAGAGAGCTCACATATTAGAAGGATTAATAATAGCCCTTGATAATATTGATGAGGTTATAAATATCATAAGAAGTTCTAAGACTTCAGAAATAGCTAAAAACACACTTATTGAAAGATTTAGTTTAAGTGAAAAGCAAGCTGCTGCAATCTTAGAAATGAGACTTAGAAGACTTACTGGTCTTGAAAGAGATAAGATTGAAAATGAGTATAATGAGCTTATGAAGTTAATAGATTACTTAAATGCAATCTTAGCTAGTGAGGAAAGATTATTAGAGGTTATAAAAGAAGAGCTTCTAGAAATAAAAGCTAAGTACTCAGATGAAAGAAGAACACAAATAGAAAAACAAGAAAATGAAATAGATATAGAAGACTTAATACAAGAAGAGGATGTTGTAATAACTCTTACTCACACTGGATATATTAAGAGAATATCTTCAGATGTTTACTCAGCTCAAAAGAGAGGTGGTAAGGGAATACAAGCAATGACAACAAAAGAAGATGACTTTGTTGAAAATGTACTTGTAACATCAACACACTCAAACTTATTATTCTTTACAACTAAGGGTAAGGTTTATAAGATAAAAGCTTATGAGGTACCAGATGCAGGAAGAACTGCTAAGGGAACAAATCTTGTAAATATATTACCATTAGAAGCAGATGAAAAAATACAAACTGTTCTTTCATTTAAGGATGTTCAAGAAGATGGATACTTATTTATGGGAACTAAACTAGGAATAGTTAAGAAAACACCATTAAAAGACTTCAAGAATATAAGAAAGAATGGATTAATAGCATTAAACCTTAGAGAAGGTGACGAGCTTCTAAGAGCTAAAATAACATATGGAGACGCAGATATTATATTTGTAACTCAAGACGGTAATGCTATAAGATTTAATGAAACAGATGTTAGACCTATGGGTAGAACTGCATCTGGAGTTAAAGCTATAAGCTTAAGAGAAGGCGACGTTGCTGTTTGTATGGATATAGCTGTAGAAGACGAAAAATTACTAGTTGTCAGTGAAAATGGTTATGGTAAGAGAACTAACCTAGATGAATATAAAGTTCAAAATAGAGGTGGAATAGGTCTTATAACATATAAAGTATCTGATAAGACTGGTAAAGTAGTTGGTGCTACTGTATGTAAAGAAGATGATGAGCTTATGCTTATAAATAACCAAGGGGTAGCTATAAGAATAAATGTAAGTGATATTTCAGTTACAAGTAGATCTGCAATGGGAGTTAAACTTATGAGGACTCTAGAAGATGAAGCTGTTGTAACTATTGCTAAAATCTCTGGAGATACTAATGAAGAGGAAGAAGAAATGACTTTATTAGATGAATCAGAAGATACAAATATAATTGTAGAAGAAGTAGCTACTGAAGTTAAGGATGAAGAAAACTAA
- the gyrB gene encoding DNA topoisomerase (ATP-hydrolyzing) subunit B, translated as MLEQNNQNYDASQIQVLEGLEAVRKRPGMYIGSTSSRGLHHLVYEIVDNSIDEALAGYCKNIKVYIHKDNSVTVVDDGRGMPVGIHPKMGKPTVEVIMTVLHAGGKFGGGGYKVSGGLHGVGASVVNALSELCEVIVTRDGYVWKQSYKRGAVLTGLEKIGEAEGSGTKVHFKPDHEIFEETEYDFEILSQRLRELAFLNKGINITLIDEREDEVKEEVYHYEGGIKSFVSYLNRNKEVLHDEPIYVEGLKDGIAVEVSLQYHDGFNENIFTFANNIDTVEGGTHLAGFKTALTRVMNDYGRRFGHLKESDKNLSGDDIREGLTAVVSVKISEPQFEGQTKTKLGNSEVRSAVDSISGEGISTFLEENPEVGKIIIEKALLASRAREAARRARELTRKSVLERSSLPGKLADCSSKDPKECEIYIVEGDSAGGSAKQGRDRKFQAILPLRGKIMNVEKQRLDKILGSDTIRSMVTAIGAGIGPEFDIEKIRYNRIIIMTDADVDGAHIRTLLLTFFYRYMRDLVEQGHVYIAQPPLYKISKGKQERYAYSDAAADEIIEEFGGKDSSVNVQRYKGLGEMNAGQLWETTMDPESRILLRADIEDAMVADEIFTILMGDKVEPRREFIQKNAKNVSNLDI; from the coding sequence ATGTTGGAGCAAAACAATCAAAATTATGATGCAAGTCAGATTCAAGTCTTAGAGGGACTAGAAGCTGTAAGAAAAAGACCAGGAATGTACATTGGTAGTACTAGTTCAAGAGGTCTTCATCATTTAGTTTACGAAATTGTTGATAACAGTATTGATGAAGCATTAGCTGGATACTGTAAAAATATAAAAGTATACATACACAAGGATAATTCAGTTACTGTAGTTGATGACGGAAGAGGTATGCCAGTAGGAATTCATCCAAAGATGGGAAAACCAACTGTAGAAGTTATAATGACAGTTCTACATGCTGGAGGTAAATTCGGAGGTGGCGGATACAAAGTATCTGGTGGATTACATGGTGTTGGTGCATCTGTAGTTAATGCTCTTTCAGAATTATGCGAAGTAATTGTAACAAGAGATGGATATGTTTGGAAACAGTCTTATAAAAGAGGGGCTGTGCTTACAGGTTTAGAGAAAATAGGAGAAGCTGAAGGTAGTGGAACTAAAGTTCACTTTAAGCCTGACCATGAAATATTCGAAGAAACTGAATATGATTTTGAAATTTTATCACAAAGACTTAGAGAATTAGCTTTCTTAAATAAGGGAATAAACATAACTCTTATTGATGAAAGAGAAGATGAAGTTAAAGAAGAAGTATATCACTATGAAGGTGGTATAAAATCTTTTGTAAGTTATCTAAATAGAAATAAAGAGGTTTTACATGATGAACCAATTTATGTAGAAGGTCTTAAAGATGGAATTGCTGTAGAGGTTTCTTTACAATACCATGATGGTTTCAATGAAAATATCTTTACTTTTGCTAATAATATAGACACTGTTGAAGGTGGTACTCACTTAGCAGGATTTAAAACTGCTTTAACAAGAGTAATGAATGATTATGGTAGAAGATTTGGTCACTTAAAGGAATCAGATAAGAACTTATCAGGAGATGACATAAGAGAAGGTTTAACTGCTGTTGTTTCTGTTAAAATATCTGAGCCTCAATTTGAAGGTCAAACTAAAACTAAATTAGGAAATAGTGAAGTTAGAAGTGCTGTTGATTCAATTTCAGGAGAAGGAATTTCTACTTTCTTAGAAGAAAATCCTGAGGTTGGTAAAATTATAATAGAAAAAGCTTTATTAGCATCAAGAGCTAGAGAAGCTGCAAGAAGAGCTAGAGAACTTACAAGAAAATCAGTACTTGAAAGAAGTTCATTACCAGGTAAGCTTGCTGATTGTTCATCAAAAGATCCAAAGGAATGTGAAATTTACATAGTTGAGGGAGACTCAGCTGGTGGATCTGCAAAGCAAGGAAGAGATAGAAAATTCCAAGCTATATTACCTTTAAGAGGTAAAATAATGAACGTAGAAAAGCAAAGATTGGATAAAATCTTAGGTTCAGATACTATAAGATCAATGGTAACTGCAATTGGAGCTGGTATAGGACCTGAGTTTGATATAGAAAAAATAAGATATAATAGAATAATAATCATGACTGATGCTGACGTTGATGGTGCTCACATAAGAACTCTATTATTAACATTCTTCTATAGATATATGAGAGACTTAGTTGAGCAAGGACACGTTTATATAGCGCAACCACCACTATATAAAATTTCTAAAGGAAAACAAGAGAGATATGCATACTCAGATGCTGCTGCAGATGAAATAATAGAAGAGTTTGGTGGAAAGGATAGTAGTGTAAATGTTCAAAGATACAAAGGGCTTGGAGAAATGAACGCAGGACAACTTTGGGAAACTACTATGGATCCAGAATCAAGAATATTATTAAGAGCAGATATTGAGGATGCTATGGTAGCTGATGAGATATTTACAATTCTTATGGGCGATAAAGTAGAGCCAAGAAGAGAATTTATTCAGAAGAATGCTAAAAATGTTAGCAATTTAGATATATAG
- the remB gene encoding extracellular matrix regulator RemB: MFLHLGENVVVPVKDVIGIFDIQTAMYSSDTIQFLRMAEEDGFVERITDEKPKSFVIAEIDKMSKVYLSPISSSTLTKRTDINYNP, encoded by the coding sequence GTGTTTTTACACTTAGGAGAGAATGTAGTAGTTCCAGTTAAAGATGTTATAGGAATATTCGATATACAAACTGCTATGTATAGTTCAGATACTATACAATTCTTAAGAATGGCTGAAGAGGATGGCTTTGTTGAAAGAATTACAGATGAAAAGCCAAAATCTTTTGTTATAGCTGAGATAGATAAAATGAGTAAGGTATATCTTTCACCTATTTCATCATCTACATTAACAAAGCGTACAGATATTAATTATAATCCTTAA
- the recF gene encoding DNA replication/repair protein RecF (All proteins in this family for which functions are known are DNA-binding proteins that assist the filamentation of RecA onto DNA for the initiation of recombination or recombinational repair.), translating into MYIKSLQLINYRNYENLSIKLCPNVNVFIGDNAQGKTNVIEAIYYCGFAKSHRTNRDKELIEWNKDRAFIRLDVHKDRLDKIIDVNILKDGKKAISINSIKISKIGELIGTFNVVMFSPEDLKIVKESPGIRRRFIDMELSQLNKRYYHNLVQYNKVLHERNLVLKNKNINEEMLDIYDIQLAQYGENIIKTRLKYIEQLNKYSKEIHKEITSGKEEIEFKYISTVKDLDNIKDSMIKLLEQNRKKDIDKRATSIGPHRDDFNIYLNNIDAKIYGSQGQQRTSVLTIKFASLKIIKEITGEYPVLLLDDVLSELDFNRKRYVLTSIKNIQTVITCTGIEDLTSYLDENSKVFRVINGRIQC; encoded by the coding sequence ATGTATATAAAAAGTTTGCAATTAATTAATTATAGAAATTATGAAAATTTATCAATTAAGCTTTGTCCTAATGTAAATGTCTTTATAGGTGATAATGCACAAGGTAAAACCAATGTAATAGAAGCTATATATTATTGTGGATTTGCTAAGTCACACAGAACTAATAGAGACAAGGAGCTAATAGAGTGGAATAAGGACAGAGCTTTTATAAGGTTAGATGTTCATAAGGATAGATTAGACAAAATCATAGATGTGAATATTTTAAAAGACGGAAAAAAAGCTATTAGCATAAATTCAATAAAGATAAGTAAAATTGGAGAATTAATTGGAACATTTAACGTAGTTATGTTCTCTCCAGAAGATTTAAAAATAGTAAAAGAATCTCCTGGAATAAGAAGAAGATTTATTGATATGGAACTTAGCCAATTAAACAAAAGGTATTATCATAATTTAGTTCAATATAATAAAGTCTTACATGAAAGAAATTTAGTTTTAAAGAATAAAAATATAAATGAGGAAATGTTAGACATATATGATATACAATTGGCTCAATATGGAGAGAATATTATAAAGACTAGATTAAAATATATAGAACAGTTAAACAAATATTCTAAAGAAATTCATAAAGAGATAACTTCAGGAAAAGAAGAAATTGAATTTAAATATATTTCCACTGTAAAAGATTTAGATAATATTAAAGATTCTATGATAAAACTATTAGAACAAAATAGAAAAAAGGATATAGATAAAAGAGCTACATCTATAGGTCCACATAGAGATGATTTTAATATATATTTAAATAATATAGATGCAAAGATTTATGGTTCACAAGGTCAGCAAAGAACTAGTGTATTAACAATAAAATTTGCATCTTTAAAAATAATAAAAGAAATAACAGGTGAATATCCTGTGTTATTATTAGATGATGTATTGTCAGAATTAGACTTTAATAGAAAAAGATATGTTTTAACATCAATAAAAAATATACAAACAGTAATAACATGTACGGGAATAGAAGATCTAACCAGTTATTTAGATGAAAACTCAAAAGTATTTAGAGTTATAAATGGACGTATTCAATGTTAA
- the yaaA gene encoding S4 domain-containing protein YaaA: MQEVKINTEFIKLDSFLKWCGAVSLGSEAKMFIMDGEVLVNGEVCTQRGKKLRVDDTVEFNGEIYKLI; encoded by the coding sequence ATGCAAGAAGTAAAAATTAATACAGAGTTTATAAAGTTAGATTCATTTTTAAAATGGTGTGGAGCAGTTAGTTTAGGATCAGAAGCTAAAATGTTCATAATGGACGGAGAAGTTTTAGTAAATGGTGAAGTATGTACTCAAAGAGGAAAAAAATTAAGAGTTGATGATACTGTAGAGTTCAATGGGGAAATTTATAAGTTAATTTAA
- the dnaN gene encoding DNA polymerase III subunit beta — translation MIFTCDKNKLQESIAIAQKAITGKSTMPILEGLYIEASENIVTIIGSDKDVSIETKFEADVTEPGKLVVDAKIFGEIIRKLPNDKIKIETVSEEAIRITCQKSVFDLLHMNAEDFPSLPKINENMIFSINQGILKNMIKGTSFAIAQDETRPILQGILFEIKDSKLNLVALDGYRLAIRTENIDTNNTINAVIPGKTLNEVAKILEDSEEIVNITFTPNHILFNMGDTKVISRLLEGEFIKYDALLPKEHKLQIEVDKQTLQNGIERASLMAKEGNSNLVKFDITDENIVITSNSQLGKVREEVTIKLQGDEIQIAFNSKYLLDVLKNMEEDKIELRMTSSISPCIIRNKNNDLCEYLVLPVRIAR, via the coding sequence TTGATATTTACATGTGACAAAAATAAATTACAAGAATCTATAGCTATAGCTCAAAAAGCTATAACTGGAAAATCAACAATGCCTATCTTAGAAGGTCTATACATAGAAGCTTCTGAGAACATAGTAACTATAATAGGATCAGATAAAGATGTTAGTATAGAAACTAAATTTGAAGCTGATGTTACTGAACCAGGGAAGTTAGTTGTTGATGCTAAAATATTTGGAGAGATAATAAGAAAGTTACCTAACGATAAAATTAAAATAGAAACAGTATCAGAAGAAGCTATAAGAATAACTTGTCAAAAGTCTGTATTTGATTTATTACATATGAATGCAGAAGATTTTCCAAGCTTACCTAAGATAAACGAGAACATGATATTCTCAATAAACCAAGGAATTCTTAAAAATATGATAAAAGGAACTTCTTTTGCCATAGCTCAAGATGAAACTAGACCTATTCTTCAAGGTATATTATTCGAAATTAAGGACTCTAAATTAAACTTAGTAGCTTTAGATGGATATAGATTAGCAATAAGAACAGAGAATATAGATACTAACAATACAATTAATGCTGTTATACCAGGAAAGACACTTAACGAAGTGGCTAAGATATTAGAAGATTCAGAGGAAATAGTCAACATAACATTTACTCCAAATCACATATTATTTAATATGGGAGATACAAAAGTTATTTCTAGATTGCTGGAAGGTGAATTCATAAAGTATGATGCCTTATTACCAAAAGAACATAAGTTACAAATTGAAGTTGATAAACAAACTCTTCAAAATGGTATTGAAAGAGCATCTCTTATGGCTAAGGAAGGAAATAGTAACTTAGTTAAGTTTGATATAACTGATGAAAATATAGTAATCACATCTAATTCTCAATTAGGAAAAGTTAGAGAAGAGGTTACTATCAAATTGCAAGGAGATGAAATTCAAATTGCATTTAACTCAAAATACTTACTAGATGTTTTAAAAAATATGGAAGAGGACAAAATAGAATTAAGAATGACAAGTAGCATATCTCCATGTATTATAAGAAATAAGAACAATGATTTATGTGAATATTTAGTTCTACCTGTTAGAATAGCAAGATAA
- the dnaA gene encoding chromosomal replication initiator protein DnaA, producing MDAQLNNLWEQALNIIKGEISEISFNTWIKSCTPISISDNILKLSVPNEFTKGILDTRYKDLLIQALKIVTSRKFKIEFYLESDLEEEKENEEKQKEEKKENTNDVDGSIVVSDEMSATLNPKYTFQSFVIGNSNRFAHAASLAVAESPAKAYNPLFIYGGVGLGKTHLMHAIGHYILQENPKAKVVYVSSEKFTNELINAIKDDKNEEFRNKYRKVDVLLIDDIQFIAGKERTQEEFFHTFNALHEENKQIILSSDRPPKEIPTLEDRLRSRFEWGLIADIQPPDFETRMAILKKKADVEGLNVPNEVMVYIATKIKSNIRELEGALIRIIAYSSLTNRDVSVDLASEALKDIISNKESAPVTVKTIQESVANYYNLRIEDLKSQRRTRNIAYPRQIAMYLSRKLTDMSLPKIGEEFGGRDHTTVIHAYEKISENLKTDEGLQSMINDITKKLTQK from the coding sequence ATGGATGCCCAACTAAATAATCTCTGGGAACAAGCATTGAATATAATAAAAGGAGAAATTTCTGAAATAAGCTTTAATACTTGGATTAAAAGCTGCACTCCTATATCAATTTCAGATAATATATTAAAACTTTCTGTTCCTAATGAATTCACTAAAGGGATTCTAGATACAAGATATAAAGACTTATTAATTCAAGCTTTAAAGATAGTTACATCTAGAAAGTTTAAAATAGAGTTCTATCTTGAGTCTGATTTAGAAGAAGAAAAAGAAAATGAGGAAAAGCAGAAAGAAGAGAAGAAAGAGAATACAAATGATGTCGATGGATCTATAGTTGTAAGTGATGAAATGTCAGCTACATTAAATCCTAAATATACTTTCCAATCCTTTGTAATAGGTAATAGTAACCGCTTTGCTCATGCAGCATCTTTAGCCGTTGCAGAATCACCAGCAAAAGCTTATAACCCATTATTTATCTATGGAGGAGTAGGACTTGGAAAAACTCACTTAATGCATGCAATAGGACATTATATTCTTCAAGAAAATCCTAAAGCAAAAGTAGTTTATGTATCATCTGAAAAATTCACTAATGAACTTATTAATGCTATTAAAGATGATAAGAATGAAGAGTTTAGAAACAAATATAGAAAAGTCGATGTTTTATTAATAGATGATATTCAATTCATAGCAGGTAAAGAACGTACTCAAGAAGAGTTCTTCCATACCTTTAATGCTCTACATGAAGAGAATAAACAAATTATACTATCATCAGATAGACCGCCTAAGGAAATTCCTACATTAGAAGACAGGTTAAGATCTAGATTTGAATGGGGTTTAATAGCAGATATTCAACCACCTGATTTCGAAACTAGAATGGCAATACTAAAGAAAAAAGCTGATGTTGAAGGCTTAAATGTACCAAATGAAGTTATGGTATATATAGCTACTAAAATTAAATCAAATATAAGAGAATTAGAAGGCGCACTTATAAGAATAATAGCTTATTCCTCTCTAACTAATAGGGATGTAAGCGTTGATTTAGCTTCAGAAGCACTTAAAGATATAATATCTAATAAAGAAAGTGCTCCAGTTACAGTAAAAACTATTCAAGAATCCGTAGCAAATTATTATAATTTAAGAATAGAGGATTTAAAATCTCAAAGAAGAACTAGAAATATAGCTTATCCTCGTCAAATTGCTATGTATTTAAGTAGAAAACTTACAGATATGTCTTTACCTAAAATAGGTGAAGAATTTGGTGGAAGAGATCATACTACAGTAATTCATGCTTATGAAAAAATTTCTGAAAATTTAAAGACTGATGAAGGTCTCCAAAGCATGATTAATGACATTACTAAAAAGCTTACTCAAAAGTAA
- the rpmH gene encoding 50S ribosomal protein L34, which translates to MFMTYQPKKRQRSKEHGFRKRMKTKSGRNVLKRRRQKGRKRLTA; encoded by the coding sequence ATGTTCATGACATATCAACCTAAAAAAAGACAAAGAAGCAAAGAGCATGGTTTCAGAAAGAGAATGAAAACTAAATCTGGAAGAAATGTTTTAAAGAGAAGAAGACAAAAAGGTAGAAAAAGATTAACAGCATAA
- the rnpA gene encoding ribonuclease P protein component: MLLSLRKNNEFRTVYRRGKSYANDLLVLYVYPNRKNVTKDGERFNKVGVSVSKKVGKSVVRSRVKRLILENYRLNSSELKEGYDFVFIARVAINGKDFKQVGKAMNNLIKKAGLRDNEKIVHSND, translated from the coding sequence ATGTTACTAAGTTTAAGAAAGAACAATGAGTTTAGAACAGTTTATAGAAGAGGAAAGTCTTATGCTAATGACCTACTAGTTCTTTATGTTTATCCTAACAGAAAAAATGTTACAAAGGATGGAGAACGTTTCAATAAGGTAGGAGTTTCAGTTAGCAAGAAGGTTGGAAAAAGTGTAGTTAGAAGTAGAGTTAAAAGACTTATACTTGAAAATTACAGACTTAATTCTAGTGAACTTAAAGAAGGCTATGACTTTGTGTTTATTGCTAGAGTTGCTATAAACGGTAAGGATTTTAAGCAAGTAGGGAAAGCCATGAATAATTTAATAAAAAAGGCAGGTCTACGTGATAATGAAAAAATTGTTCATAGTAATGATTAA
- the yidD gene encoding membrane protein insertion efficiency factor YidD produces the protein MKKLFIVMIKFYRKYISPLKRPCCRFYPTCSQYALEAIQKYGAFKGGFMSIGRILRCNPFCKGGYDPVK, from the coding sequence ATGAAAAAATTGTTCATAGTAATGATTAAATTCTATAGAAAATATATTTCACCTTTAAAGAGGCCTTGTTGCAGATTTTATCCAACTTGTTCTCAATATGCACTAGAAGCAATACAAAAGTATGGTGCTTTTAAAGGGGGATTTATGAGTATAGGAAGAATATTAAGGTGTAATCCATTCTGTAAGGGTGGATATGATCCTGTAAAATAA
- a CDS encoding membrane protein insertase YidC, protein MQSILKPITNLFTMIFQAIHGFVASLDIFGVGAGYVITIFLLTLLVRLILLPLNIKQTRSQQKMQEIQPEIAKLQKKYKNNPEKAQQEMMKLYKENNVNPMSGCLPLLIQMPILFALYYVFTGLTELQGVSFLWLGDLWAPDRTFILPILSAATTYLSSLLMTKFTQSQAGGAPGGMNMNTMNIVMAGMMGVMSIQFPSMLVLYWVIGNLIQMVQTYFIVVLPSRKRAKEKEQYKDIK, encoded by the coding sequence TTGCAGTCAATTTTAAAGCCGATAACTAATTTATTCACAATGATATTTCAAGCTATCCACGGCTTTGTTGCCTCACTAGATATTTTTGGTGTAGGTGCTGGATACGTAATAACTATTTTCTTATTAACTTTATTAGTAAGATTAATATTATTACCGCTAAATATAAAGCAAACTAGATCTCAACAAAAGATGCAAGAAATACAGCCAGAAATAGCTAAACTTCAGAAGAAATATAAAAATAATCCTGAAAAAGCTCAACAAGAAATGATGAAGCTTTATAAGGAGAATAATGTAAACCCAATGAGTGGTTGTTTACCTTTATTAATCCAAATGCCAATATTATTTGCATTATACTATGTATTCACTGGATTAACTGAGTTACAAGGTGTATCATTCTTATGGTTAGGAGATTTATGGGCTCCAGATAGAACATTCATATTACCAATTTTATCAGCTGCAACAACATATTTATCATCTTTATTAATGACAAAGTTTACTCAGTCACAAGCTGGGGGAGCACCTGGTGGAATGAATATGAATACTATGAATATAGTAATGGCTGGTATGATGGGTGTAATGTCAATACAATTCCCATCAATGCTTGTATTATACTGGGTAATAGGTAACCTAATTCAAATGGTTCAAACATACTTCATAGTTGTTTTACCTAGCAGAAAGAGAGCTAAGGAAAAAGAACAATATAAAGATATTAAGTAA